A region of the Styela clava chromosome 1, kaStyClav1.hap1.2, whole genome shotgun sequence genome:
AGAGCGAAAGAACAACTCAGCAATTGCATGTGTTTTGATACTTCTCAGTGCCGGAAGACCAAGTAATATTTGTGCAAGACGCATTTGCTGGTGATGTTCTGCGTCAAATGGCGATGAATTCACTCTCTCGCctgaaatgacaaaaaaaatctCATCACGcaagatttatatatataaaaaatcgtTAAGAATACTAATGTGGCAGAGTTTCCAGAGCAAATTTTTAGTTAATTCTAGTCGAAAAGAATTTGTGATTTGAAACATTGTcaagagagaacataacttttgtgcgaagcgtcctagattactgGAACGTTCGGGTACAAGCATACATAAATAGAAGTCCAAGTGTAAAAAGAATTTGCTTCATTggagtaaatataaaaaattctggAGTTTCGTTTTTGGTCATCGTGCATTTGTGCAAGACAAGCATAAACGACCGTGTTGATaacttttttgattttattcgcgaaaaaatcaatttaatttctGATAGCGTGAGTAAAAGTTATTCGACACTCTCAAGTATTAAACCAGAACGTTTTGAACTTTATTTGAGGTTTCGTCGAGTTTCCTGTTTCTTTCATTGtgttaagttttattattatacTCTGATGGAACTCTCTGATATCGGAATAAAATCTGttcaagttcagaatatctcaAATCGATTTCGCTTTTTGCCAATCCAAGTCCCTTTTTTGTTCAAGTTTACGGcgtttgaaatttgaataccTTCATTTTAGTgctaattattttgttattattgcaAATTGCGCTATATCGATAGATTGCTCCAAGCAAGTTCACGAGAGCTTACTCAGTTCACGGTTCTGGTGATATGGGCAAAATCACATGCTGAGatcttaaatttgaaaataaatttctaaCTAAATAAATGTTATCAGATCAAGATAGTGTTGTAACAGTAgcatgaaaaaaaatgtttgactATGATCACAGTAAATGACGTTCCGTTTTCTTCTCTTTCTGTTCTATcacttaatttttttattgaaatattgattattcattttttcatattgCTGTAATCAGTAGAAATATTTCTAACTTCTGTACCACCCAAagacaaaaacaaaaagaatcAAGTAATAAAGATGTGACTCTAACTCCGTTTAATAACAAACATAGTGAGTCTTGcgtaacagaaaataaaaaggttacGACCTTTCTTATTTGCCTAATTCCTGGAATTTGATCACGCGGAGAAAAGTTTGTTTGCTATGGGTGCTTTACTGGCTTCTATTAATTGCTAAAAACGACAAAAGAAAGGGACATAGACAATACCTAACCGGAACGGAGGAACTGGAAACTTAGACCATGAGAAAtagttttgatttaattttagcACAATTACTGAAACCaactaaaatttaatttaacaaGGTTTGAAAACCATCGATCTAACTGATAAATATTTAGTATCATAAATGAGGCTCATCGATGAACATCTGTTTGGATAAGGTTATATTTAGAACACTTGAGTTTCCATATCTTcaaaatgatatatttattaaactttaaaatgaaaactcaGCTGAACCAAGGCACGTGTGTGCTGGCTGACACAAACGTCACGAATATTTATTGTGTCATCACCAAGCTGTCAGTCACATAATCGTCGCACTGGTTCACACTAGGACGCATTTGATACAATCGTCCATGATTGGTGCAAGCCAAGAATCAAATTCTCAACTCATAAACCATCGGTATTGTTTCAAGGTCACCTCTCTGTGAGCGGCGTTtgtcaatatatgatgtttACCTAATAACTATATATCAAGTGATGACTGCGTAAATATCACGAAGAAGTTTTTTGACCCAGTAACCCCTCTTGAACGTTCGAAATGTAAAAATCgatttacaaaatatgaaaatattgcttTCAAGGAAAAAATCTTTCACACAAGTGTCGAATCATTTCATCATATCATcgagtttttaataaaaacgtgtAATAACTTGTCCACATTCGACTGGGAACGCATTGTTTGCATTGGTATTGTAGGAAAAGTTCACAacatttgttcatttttatgatttcaaatttctgaaaatataaaatgattgtACCGCACGACATTGATAATAATATCTAACCTCTATATTCGGCGAGGGCATGCATTGCTTCAACTTGTAACGAGGCAATGGTATCTCGGTCCTTTAATCCAACTACATCTGAAAAAGATGACGATTCAATTTTATTGGCTCTATCTATTGGTGGACTCAGAGtcaatttttggaaataaaaataccaaTCACCAAGATGTAGGCTACagttttcatttctttttttatcATGGTAGGCTACATCGTTTTTCActgaattataatttttaaactttatttgtgattaaaaaaattgaatttaagcCGAAACTGGTCTCTAAGTCCGGTTATGATTGATATAATTTCTTTGACAGctgcttttaattttattagaTAACAAATACTTAAATCTAAGATTTTGGtatatattgaaaatgtcaTATCATTTGAgtccaaaatttttattttaaacataagaaagtataattaatttttgactgcatgaTGTTTGCAATAGAACTCCATATTTGACTCCACGTCGGCTATAAAAAACAAGTCTCTACCGctctgattttttattttgaaataagaaTAAGCTTTGAGTTGTGCTTTTATGAATAGACCTCTCTACCCTGTTGTTTGACCCCAATGCCCTTATTTAACCTTGAACATTTATCCGGTAAATATTTGTTCCAATTGAACGGGATGACTCAGTGATATTAAacaaattaattattaaatacaaacAACCACAACTTTTGTAACCTCTTCAACCAGAAACTACGTCagggtaaaataaaaaataccctGCAAATACGTATTGCAAATTTTCCATGATAGTATAaattaacaatattatagtcctTATAAAATCCCTGTTCGAAACTTAACGCTGTCAAAAATATGCAGTTGACGACTATTTGTCTTTCATCGTACGCTAAGAAGaaatacactttaacgatttatGAGAAAAAAACTTTATCACTCTTTTGTGCTATAATAAAACAATTCCAAAATGAGGTTTATCAGTTTTGATAAGAAAAATTAGCTAATTCTATCAAATACTGTAATTTAAATTCGAATTTCCATGTCGTTCCTAAATAGACATCCGTATCTTGACGAACAATATGTGAAAACTCAATGAAGTGGCACTTAATAATTTTTGGATGCTTACGCCAGTTGACGTTTCATCAAACATcgtttttcttgtttatttccgtacatatgaccaatcagcaataagtttaCGGGGCGTAACAATTGCTACTTGTGCAGCCGCTCAGACTTTTTTATTATGCAGACGAATTTTTAAGTATAGTTGTACACATTGGCTCGTTTTCATAGATTTACCTGCTATTTGTcttttttagttgtgtttcaaCAACTTGGGTATGAATCAAATATCCTAGTGGTCTTTTGTTTTCCGAGgattttcgtttaattttaaCAACCAAAAAGTAGTTCCAAAGATCTGCTATGGACTATCTtgaaaattagctatcagtacttTCGAATGACAGTCGgttatatattttgattcaaaatgatGGGCTCGGATTTTGTAAGTGACAATTCGCCAGAACTCGCTCAAAGTCGGAATCTACAATGGTTACGTGTATAGGTAGGTGGTGCAAGGATTGGGAAAACACGCATTAACATAACTATTCGGATATAATACCGCTCACATTGATTTTCTGGGAAAAgtttattttatgtaaatgaTACACATTACATTTAAAAAGGTTCAAGTACAGAAGGACTAAAACAGTTGTAAATTTACCTGGATTAAATAAGACGGTTCCCATGAAATATGCATATTCTACAGCTGAAAGTTGCAGTTCCGTGAAACGTTTAATGAAACTTTTCAGCTTGTCAGCTTCGTCAACTTTTATTGATTCTCCTTCATTGAATGAAACATCTTTAGATGTTTGAACCGTAGCAGGCACAGAAATTTCGTACCGAATAACACCAAACGATACTTGTTCCTGAGCCATTCCGACAATGAACAGCTCTGCCCAGCAGTTGGAGAAAAGAAGCTCTTGGTCGTGAGTTCCAAGGTTTTTAAAAGACTCTAAACTTTTTACAAAGCTTATTGTTTTTTCAAGAATTTCGGCAGAATTTTTGTGCGTTTCAGCTGCGTTTTGTAGGCCTACACATCGACGAGTCATAGTTGATCTGTTGCTTATATATGGCAACTGTGTGACGGGTTGTGTGTTAGGACACGGTGAGGTCTTTGGCCTCAGTTCGTGATGGGGTTTGTTTAGTAGgctaaataaaattgaatcttcTTTTTCTGGTTTTGGAGTAGAGCCACTACAACCACTACAATCACGGGCGTCTGTCACTTGAGAATAGGTCTCAACTGGAACTCCTGTACCGGTGTTAATTGGGAGCGATGGTACGCGCTGTTGTCCTGCGTTTCGGCGGGAATATCCCATCATGTCTGTCATCAAATACGGTGAATTCTGGACCGCCAGGCTATCAGTAACAACACTGATATACGGTTGGTAAAGTCCTGTTGAATTTATGCTGTATGGCGAAAGTTCAGATGGGAATACATCGAATGCTTTTGGTGGTACTTGACGACGTGGACCCTGTATACCAAAGCTATTTATAGGTACCAGAAGCATAGTCTGCTGCCCCTCGTCAAATGATTTGAAGATATAGATGCAAGTAGGCTGAAGACTCAATTAGGATAAAACTAGCAGTGTTGTAAACAGATAACAGGACAATTACTAATACAACTTATAGTAAAGTTTGAGCAAACAGtctaaaaaattaaatcatatgTACAAAATGGTAATACCGTATTTTCCAAGCAACCTTCAAAAAAGGTTTGGCCAGCAAAATTTGTCCTCTACATTTACCGTTACAAGTCACTCATACCAGCCTAGTGAGCAAATTTGCTATTTGCCCAATAGGCATGTTTGCTCACTGAATATTTGAATCTATATTTAGAGCGCAAAAAAAACGATATAACGATTTTACAGATTTTTCATTCAAGATTTATATTGTTTACCCCATGCTCCAAAGCAATCGTATTATAATATTGGCGATTCGAATCTTTCCCTCGACAAGAATCAGTAAATTATAATTCAGTACTGgtttatatgatatataattatataccaAAGTAACCCGTTTAATTTTGTCTTTCAAATGTGTAGGCTCCTGAACGAAAGAGCTTTGCTGAGAACTCTGAACCTAGGCATAATAGGATAACAATTCTGTATTTGTATACTTATCAAGACTATAGCAAATTATTCCTTTGGCccattacattttttaccattCTCGAAACATTTTTCTAACGTTACTAGTTAGACAACCATAACGTTATGCTGTTGTCAAGTATTGTATTGGCCACCACAGTGCCGAAAAACTCGTTACTGATTTTCAGTAAGACATGCCTCTatttaatatacatatataaccATCTCTTAGACAAATATTGGTGTGAGGTATACCCATAGGAAACGGCTGAGATGTATGTCATCAGTAAACGTAACGACGAAAAAAGAGAATACACAACGATGGCGACCTCGACCCGAGGCTGTTATGCACATAAAGAAACGGGGTTAGTATAGCGAGCTTATTCTCGTTAATATTTTACAAAGGTGAGTCGAGGGTTTCGACTAGAATATCAACTACTTTCGCTAATAATGACGACTTGATTTCCAAATAAAATTGTTCTAAAATTAGGACTATATCGCTGTACGATGTTAAGTGATCTGCTTTCTCAGTAACAACAAATTACTCACAGTCATCGACATCCTCTGATATGGTCTCCGAATTCAGTTTCCATTCCTGGTGATGTAATGTGCttataccgtgttttcccgaaaataagacagggtcttacttcaattttcttccgaaaaatatcactagggcttattttcggggatatcttatattttcatttattaaaacaaaattacaaagtagagaatcacgagatttttaaatatatatatatatacaaaacaatgaaaccgatatccattaatctataaataacacgtttttattcaacataactgcaaaacataaattatcaatcatttaaaacgtgtacgAGAGATTTCTTGCTGTCGACTAGGTCACGGTGGTtaaaacccaggcccgcgggccgcatggcCATTATCTGTGACCCGCGTCGCTTTTGCTGCAGGGTAATCGAAAATCGCATGTggtgttgttttgtcataaaaataaccagaaaatcttgttacatcactaatgtcactgaatcgATTAGTGTCAcggctagctgaagcaactagcgaagttgaatagtGTCCAAATTGTTCACTGGCTTTCTATATTTTTGGTTGAGAATATATTTCAACAGTTATTATAACTAAATTTTAATGTTATGGCCTGAGAATATAACTCTTTCCTGTGAtgttttgcaaccagcctaaacagtattacaaaaatgcttctaatatGTTAGAAAATTTGGTAATTACTCTTCTGTACCTTACATTCGGTAAAATATGTTAATCAATCATTCAGCAGTTATGGCAAACATAGTCTAAAACGCCATTTTGCTATCATGTgagcaaattttcaaattttactttgaGAACCCCATCGATATTCAagagcacttacatttgcgggaGCACTTTCTCCGTTGTGAAGAGTTCGAAATCTTACATTATATGTAGATAAatgtttcaatgatttttcTGGcgtattttgcatgttttagcttgataaatgacacacaatgatcaattgtttgcacaataaaagtgtttgttttgtattgtccTATTTACCTATTTctgacactattgtggcccgcgaacaatgcaaaaaaaaatttgtggcccgcgaaggcaacaaccttggaccaccctgaactaggtcttattttaagaggagggcttatttttggggaaacacgttAGACTCTTTCAAATCGTTTTTGCATTATAGACTAAATAGAGTAGTGGTTACAGTTTTGTCATTTGGTGGGGCGAAGACTTTTAAGGCGGTTAGACAATTTTTAGCGAAAAATGTTATTTACCTATAAATACATTACAAAAGTATATATGTAAATTTCAGTAGCAAGGAATTCTGGGCCCCTTGTCGTGGTTTGCACATAGTATAAAGGCATCATAGTACCTATAATAGCTTTAATTAAAGAAGtatataaaaattggtaagaatcacaaacttttatttcaatatacaaATGAATCTCGTGTACCTTCCACCCAGTCGGGGAATGAAACTTCTTTTGcactttcttttttttttaactccgATGTCAATAATATGTATGATTTATTAGTCACCTATAGATAGACCAACTGAAACTATTTCTAAAAATACTTTTTAGCAAAAAACAATACTCTTTTATTTTACCATCAAGAGCTTTTCATGAGTTCTTGTGGTTAGATATAAGATGAAGCCTATAGTCGTGCAGTAACTAGACCACATTTCCCGCTTTGAGGACATAATGAGCATATATGGCGCGCCGTTATGGCATACAGAAATTTCGTTTCGATTTTATGTCAACGTGCTACAGTTGGCGTTGTCCTTTGCTAACCAAACCCACAATATGGCCAGACATACACAGGCCTAGTACTCCTTACTCCCTTTTTGATTGTATATTGAATTAGTGCGTTATTTGGCACCCTCGTGGAAACGTGTTTAAGGCAAAACTAGGTATTTAACAAAAAAGCAGGGGCCACAGGCGTTGAGAGTTTTGGAAAGGAGAGCATGGATAATGGGAGTTTGAGAATTATTGTACAAGATCATCCATTTCACTAATTGCTtaacttcaatgaaaaaagtaACTTGCTTTGGTCTAAGAAATAATGAACTTCAATAAAAGTCACAACACTGTTACTGTTTCTATATCTGATCttaattacagttttatttgcTTTATGAGCATAAATAGGtacagatatttttattgaaatttctgGGAATTCCGTATGTCAGAAGTAGGATTGTGGTTTGTGTAAGGTGGCAATTTTCACACAAGATCGCAGCGACGCGTCCGTTAGTGGTTCATAATTGTCTTGCGGTTAAACTATCCgaaaaatacattcaaaattagatttttaACGCGTGGGTTCTGCGACACTGTAACCTACAAAggttaattatatatatatatccaagtTTTAAGCATCGCGCAATACGATTTTGTCACAATGTGTGTTATGGGTTCATTTGCAAAGATTACAAATATGTTTGGAAGCAATAATCTACAATTGCTGGTGGCGTTTCTACTATTTACGACAAGTTATGTAACAGGTAGGTAAGTCTACGAGTGTACTGTTCTATCTCACtatgcagggctactcaactggcggtccGAATCCAGACCTTTCGATTATTTGATTCgtaccgcacctaattctttattttcgaTTATTAGCCcaattttgaagtttccttcTATAGTTTTGAgtaatatgaaaagaactataacaccataataaacaatcttgattatctAATAATCATTATCCGGCCGAGGAAGCGCGCGTTtcaggatgccgaaatataattcctggaaagaccggacccaaataattttgaagttttttatgCGGGGATTTTTGGTggaaatagttgagtagccttgCGCTATAGTATAAAATGTTTAGTTTGCCTTGAATTGAAACTATTGCTGCATAGTGAGTCACATGTATTTTAATTTCTTATCTCTGTAGTAATTAGTGCTCATTGTCAGGTAAGGTGAGTATGTAGTTAACACTTTTATTTGGTTATCAGGATGTCATACAAAAACGAAAGACAGCAAGGGAAAGGAGCCACACGAGAATTGGGACAAAActaaaggaaaatttacaactAAAACAGCACACAACTTACAAAAAGTTAAATTGTCATATATGTCAGCGAaatcaaaaacaataaaattagatttttgTATGGAAGATGCTGTAAGTATTCAATCCCAACGATCTAATATTCTAGTTGTTATGATAATTGTAACTTAAATGTGAGCTTTATCcaacaaatttgaatttgtgCGGTAACAATTGGGCCAAATGTAGAATACCAATGTTCATAGTAGCATAATAGACTCgaaaaacataaatttctgtcataataaaaaaatttctgtttAAAAACATCACATTTTGTAGTTTTGTCTTGTGCGATTATGCAAGGAATGTACTACTATTTGCGAGGCATAAATAAATTAACATAGATACAAATCGTTGTATATTGGCCAATCATTATATCTGGtcttgtatgtttttttttgtgttatatatatatatatatatattacccgCGCACTCTCACTCAGCTGACATACCAGTTGATGTGTAGTAAACTTATGAGTAAAATTTTGGGacttcctgaagtatgtgcaccaagatggcgcacaacctgaacatggtatgtgtaacaggttagggttcaggttatgcgacatcttggtgcacatttTATGGGAGTACCATTCTCGGATGACGTAATGTACAATATACAAATCAATTCTGAAAAACACCCATTACATCATTCGATTTGAAATCAATCATGAAATTCACCATTAAATTTGCGGTTATTTAGAATTATGGTTACATTAAAAAACTTTAAATTGATACGAACCTGTGTAATTATCTTTTTATTAAATCGttttgattaaattttgtttcgctttttgtaataatatataCTTAGGACTGgtatttaattattaatttaaattgaaCAAAGTGGGAGGCGCAAAGGCGGTAACCGCCTTTGGAAACATATGTAGTAATTTAGTGAGCAGTTGCTTGATCCATCACGTAGGCCTACGTGAAGAAatacgttatatatatatactggatTTTATTGCTGTGCACGGAGTCTAATTAAACAACCATAAACGGATAAGAGGATTCGGAAGCATCCACAATGCGACCtttcttgtttgtttttatctaAAAACAacttagatttattttttctttcgttACCATAAGGTTAAAAAAGAACAatggctcaaaaaatatttgatgaaaaggAAAGAGTTTATGAAATTAATGGCAAAAGGTGGAGATTTGCACTACACCAAATTTTTATCGGTGGTTTCAAGAACTTGGGAATGCAGGAAGTATCGATCATCATGCAGTAGATTCAAGGTATATTGTCAGTACCATAGTCGGCTAGCGTTACTGTGTGTTAAAAGACAACCGTTCATGGGAAAAAAGGTTCCAATTTACTCAATTAAAAATGTATAACATATAATATTGTTGACGTAGAATGATAATGTCGCCAACGCCGTATTCACGTTTTAACAATAGGCTACTCTGAGACATTATAATCCTCGACCGCTCAAAAGCGAATTAAAAATTAGAACCTTGGATTGTCAACGCTTGATCATCAGCTTTGGTTACACGCgtcttcccttccccagtaaaactgtacTCTTATTTTCTTCGTATTTTGCAAGCAAATTTTTACtagttcaaaaaaaaaacttgaccaTACCTAccttattcaaatttattcgtCCATATTTGGCCGATTTCAGTCCCAACTTGGGCGTTTAATTTGGGCAATTGAAGCCATAAGAAATATGTAACAACGTTACCCACTAACATTCTTTTTGTAGAAATGCATTTATCAGAACAACAAaggaaaaagaaataaataagCAAGAAGACTTCAAAACATTGCATTTAATGTTATAATTTGAATAACTTTGCGGCGATCGTTGCTAATATGGCGGCGTGAAGAATCGGAGACAATGCAGCTTCAAGATGCTATTTTATAGAAACGCTGATTACTTTTTCGGTTTTATACATACTACTTTTTCAATACAATGCCATTGCAGTATTGTAccctatttgaaaatttataatcGTATGTGACCGCTCTTTAACTTGCTTCAAAGAACAGCGTACTCGCGGGAATGCCTGGTCGAAGGAGGTCGTAGTTTCTACACCTCGTGGCTCAAAAAAAACAGGTTAAAATGCGAATTTATACTCGAGAATGTGAAGTGGGTCACTTTTCTATCCATATGCGtgctttaaaattatttgaaacaaaatatgatGCATGATGGGAAGTAGAGCCTTCTTAAGAAGTTGTTGAATAGCGCAAATCTATAGCGAAGGAATAGAAATTTCCTGGTGTATTGTAATCAGTATTGTAGAATGCATGATGGGAAATATAAcgtttttgtaaagttgttgaACAGTGCAAATCTATATTTAAGGGATTGAAATTCCCTAGAACAACATATAGCGCGAGATGAGAAAATTAACTGAAGGTAGCTCATCAATTGTAAAATCAGGTTTACAATGttcagggtgtccaaaaagttccgCCCGATTTCATAGCATTACCAAttgcatttttgaataaattttgttgtatgACTATGATAAATGGGGACTACAACATTCAACATCTATAACATCCAATTAGAAACAGGTCgactataaatcttttttaaaattaaaaaaaaaataacatttgattATAAAGACTTTATAATCGGGCgaaaactttttggacaccgtTATATCTCTACATTTGCTGAATGATATACGAACGGAACGCCCGCCCTATCCAAAAACTCctcataaaaaacaaaaataaatcacAACTTATACATTATAGAGTGTATTGTTGGCATTGGGGCCACTGCAAAGTTTTCTTTCCAAAGGAGAAAAAACAATACGTTCATTAAATCTTAGAGTATCAAAGAAGAAATCACATTGTTAAAACTTGACTGGAAGTAGTCAATTAAGCCATGGCCATGTACCATGGCCCATGgtacaatattaaatttttatgcGAAGACTTGAAAACTTTTACGTATATTGATATCCACTGGTTATTGTGTATCGTGTTTGTGaacatgaaatgtaaaatttaaattaatttggaTCTACATTAATCATGGGCCATCTATAAACATGCTTGACAATGACCCAATTTCTGTGTAGCCATTTCTTGGGAATTGGGTTTTATAGTTTGGCAATATTTTTATGGTAAAATAACTTAAATATAGTATGATTAATAAAATTCTAAGTTGTCGGGCACAGTTACATGTTTGGGAGATTGAGTACTTTTTCAAAGTTGTTAGTGGAGCGCATGGGGATA
Encoded here:
- the LOC120347539 gene encoding nuclear receptor subfamily 0 group B member 2-like isoform X2, whose protein sequence is MSMTGPRRQVPPKAFDVFPSELSPYSINSTGLYQPYISVVTDSLAVQNSPYLMTDMMGYSRRNAGQQRVPSLPINTGTGVPVETYSQVTDARDCSGCSGSTPKPEKEDSILFSLLNKPHHELRPKTSPCPNTQPVTQLPYISNRSTMTRRCVGLQNAAETHKNSAEILEKTISFVKSLESFKNLGTHDQELLFSNCWAELFIVGMAQEQVSFGVIRYEISVPATVQTSKDVSFNEGESIKVDEADKLKSFIKRFTELQLSAVEYAYFMGTVLFNPDVVGLKDRDTIASLQVEAMHALAEYRGERVNSSPFDAEHHQQMRLAQILLGLPALRSIKTHAIAELFFRSHNCCPDILIS
- the LOC120347539 gene encoding nuclear receptor subfamily 0 group B member 2-like isoform X1 codes for the protein MLLVPINSFGIQGPRRQVPPKAFDVFPSELSPYSINSTGLYQPYISVVTDSLAVQNSPYLMTDMMGYSRRNAGQQRVPSLPINTGTGVPVETYSQVTDARDCSGCSGSTPKPEKEDSILFSLLNKPHHELRPKTSPCPNTQPVTQLPYISNRSTMTRRCVGLQNAAETHKNSAEILEKTISFVKSLESFKNLGTHDQELLFSNCWAELFIVGMAQEQVSFGVIRYEISVPATVQTSKDVSFNEGESIKVDEADKLKSFIKRFTELQLSAVEYAYFMGTVLFNPDVVGLKDRDTIASLQVEAMHALAEYRGERVNSSPFDAEHHQQMRLAQILLGLPALRSIKTHAIAELFFRSHNCCPDILIS